The nucleotide window TTCTGCAAATCACGAGCAGTTACATCATTAGCAACTGTGTAACCAAAAATAACATCGTTAACTCGCTCGCGTGGAACATCTTTACAAATTCGACCAATAACAATTGCTAATTCAGCTTCATGATCTACTCGTTCTGACATGGCTGGCCAGACGATTGTGTCGTTAGGTCCGATGACAGATGTATTTGGTTTTAGGAAAATTATCGGTTCACTTGGAACTTCTGAACCCATCTCGGCTGCATGGTCTGCATAATTCTTTCCAATGCAGACAACTTTGCTCCGTGGGATAACTGGGGCGAGCAAGCGAACATCAGATAACTGTGTGACTGCTCCAGTTTTGCTCACGCCAGCATAAATAGGATCTCCAGCGATTACTGAGATATTTGTTCCGTCTTCTTCGAGCAGACCAAAGAGAGGATCAGTACCTAATCCAGAGTTTGGTCCAGGAGAAAAACGAACAATTCGCATTGCTAAATTGTATCGGGGGTATTAGCCAATGGCTAAAGCGTAGAAATTTCCCCGTTATCTGCGCAATAAAAGAGAGTCGCGCTTGCAGAA belongs to Candidatus Planktophila limnetica and includes:
- a CDS encoding fumarylacetoacetate hydrolase family protein — encoded protein: MRIVRFSPGPNSGLGTDPLFGLLEEDGTNISVIAGDPIYAGVSKTGAVTQLSDVRLLAPVIPRSKVVCIGKNYADHAAEMGSEVPSEPIIFLKPNTSVIGPNDTIVWPAMSERVDHEAELAIVIGRICKDVPRERVNDVIFGYTVANDVTARDLQKKDGQWSRAKGFDTFCPLGPWIDTDFIPGTQRITATVNNELKQDAHLNQMIFGVAEIVQFVSQVMTLLPGDVILTGTPAGIGPIQPQGSVTVAIEGLGELTNRVSARG